One genomic window of Trichlorobacter lovleyi includes the following:
- a CDS encoding putative nucleotidyltransferase substrate binding domain-containing protein, with protein sequence METVLHDDMSNLLDLLPPLTQLTRYCTVGEIAEVLQQLKADLATVRRKFEVWDAQSALQQGLIGTTDAMALKQLHDELNRIELERFIAAGSVSNLHRSCTHYRDLLAERALQIVTEEMAAAGHGAPPVSYALISMGSDGREEQTLITDQDYLIVYDDGGAEAADSWFVEFGNRLVDCLENAGFKRCTGDIMTSNPTWRGSYKQWRKRLFAIVRYEVEDFAKNMMDLIVLSDARFVGGDRVLGEKLIELIRDMEKEHFQVLWSMARAATEMKLALGFMRRLWTEPSGEHRGELNIKLLAWAPLVMNVRILAISQGMSATNTVQRINFLEQEGSFSEEMARGLRDSYNILTRHRILLQIKQIKGIQKDSYYLDPLLLDSEEREQLRHAVIRVEELQKMIHTNFNIV encoded by the coding sequence GTGGAAACTGTTCTGCATGATGACATGAGCAATCTGCTTGATCTGCTGCCGCCGCTTACGCAGTTAACCCGCTATTGTACGGTTGGTGAAATTGCTGAAGTGCTGCAGCAGCTCAAGGCGGATCTCGCTACTGTCAGGCGCAAGTTTGAGGTTTGGGATGCCCAGTCTGCCCTGCAACAGGGGTTGATAGGGACTACTGACGCAATGGCGCTGAAGCAGCTGCATGATGAGTTAAACCGGATCGAACTTGAACGCTTTATTGCCGCCGGGTCAGTCAGTAATCTGCATCGTTCCTGTACTCATTACCGTGATCTGCTTGCTGAACGGGCGCTGCAGATTGTCACTGAAGAGATGGCAGCTGCGGGGCACGGTGCGCCGCCTGTTTCCTACGCCCTGATCAGCATGGGGAGTGACGGCCGGGAAGAACAGACCCTGATTACGGATCAGGATTATCTGATCGTCTATGATGACGGGGGAGCAGAGGCGGCAGACAGCTGGTTCGTGGAGTTTGGCAACCGGCTGGTTGACTGCCTTGAAAATGCCGGGTTCAAGCGCTGTACCGGCGACATCATGACCAGCAACCCCACCTGGCGAGGATCGTATAAGCAGTGGCGCAAGCGTCTGTTTGCCATTGTGCGCTACGAAGTGGAAGATTTTGCCAAGAACATGATGGATCTGATTGTCCTTTCGGATGCCCGTTTTGTCGGCGGTGACCGTGTGCTGGGAGAAAAACTGATCGAGCTGATCCGTGATATGGAAAAAGAGCATTTTCAGGTGCTCTGGAGCATGGCCCGGGCAGCCACTGAAATGAAGCTTGCCCTGGGGTTCATGCGCCGGCTCTGGACCGAGCCCAGTGGTGAACACCGGGGAGAACTGAACATCAAGCTGCTGGCTTGGGCCCCCTTGGTCATGAACGTCCGTATTCTGGCCATCAGCCAGGGGATGTCAGCCACCAACACTGTCCAGCGGATCAACTTCCTTGAACAGGAAGGCAGCTTTTCTGAAGAAATGGCCCGTGGTCTGCGGGACTCCTACAACATCCTGACCCGCCACCGGATACTGCTGCAGATCAAGCAGATCAAGGGGATACAGAAAGATTCCTACTACCTTGATCCGCTGCTGCTGGACAGCGAGGAACGTGAACAGCTTCGTCATGCCGTGATCAGGGTTGAAGAGCTGCAGAAGATGATTCACACCAACTTCAACATTGTCTAA
- a CDS encoding InlB B-repeat-containing protein produces the protein MTIQSITSRLTMVLTLLLFLCLTAAHASAATTLDASFKPVLSRAGQITGIVPLANSKVLVIGSFTSISGTACKNIARLNADGSVDTSFQLDARIPADMIFAIAVQADGKILIGGQISVIGATESHNYLFRVSDTGVWDETFQPGRYVYTPGISYGLDGAVRAIAVDGSGAILVGGDFTAPKNHIVRLNPLDGSEDTTFNPGTGADGTVTHIARQSSGHIIIGGSFATVNGTAKAGIARLTAAGALDSAFGSGLYGGTLQALAVQADDKVLLGGDFFGLNGTYDLPKLLRTSAEGVRDETFTQLTPNSSGGYSPAADYFQAITSLLVLPDKIVVGGWYSSIIMSGNPLYHDARMFILEAGNGAYASSVTFKSGPKNTDGSTRSDVFALGKRSDGQPLAGGSFTQEDYTDTYYYGLCLISSTTWQPVTTFKPVVGGQADVKSLALQTDGKLLAAGDFYLVNNTAENGVARFATAGTLDTTFSSPVVQGGSVNAVIVRSDDKPVIGGYFYEAVVGASYQTMDVIRLSSSGTVEVGTSAGMVNGLALASENKVLTALYHAPGVRRLNSDLTLESTATFNPGSGISNQQVLPFYDFDRVNAVAVQPDGKVLVGGSFFSFSGISVQNILRLNSDGSIDDSFVSPSFTVFNGRSEVFALAVQPDGKILLGGRFSTVGGITSPSLVRLNANGSVDASFLVPFGDQGSTAYALALQSDGRIVVGGNMQIIEGDSVYNSLVRLHPNGSRDSTFSSSVTGTVKSILVSGTQLVVGGTIEAVDGAARQALARFQMTPEYLLTVTKSTAAGGSVSSNSGTLGWSGAVGMAAYNSGTSVVLTAEAASGYVFSGWSGEGCSGTGTCTVAMSAARTVTATFTAVPQVTLTVSFSGTGGGSVISTPSGIDCPAASCSSQFATGSTVTLTAVPNASSALSGWIGCQTTNGTVCGAIMNVAREVIAVFDSAKAQVGGVNYTTLAEAFATNFGATPILLLDGNLGESLVVSKSVTLKGGYNATFTALTGLFSNLTAPLTITSGSLTASMLVIK, from the coding sequence ATGACTATTCAATCTATAACATCGCGGTTGACCATGGTTCTGACGTTATTGCTGTTTCTTTGCTTGACAGCAGCTCATGCCTCTGCAGCAACAACATTGGACGCCAGCTTTAAGCCGGTACTGTCAAGAGCTGGCCAGATTACCGGCATTGTCCCGCTGGCAAACAGTAAAGTGTTGGTGATCGGGAGTTTTACGTCCATCAGCGGTACTGCATGCAAGAATATTGCACGACTTAATGCCGACGGTTCCGTGGATACGTCGTTTCAGCTGGATGCAAGAATACCTGCTGACATGATTTTTGCCATAGCCGTTCAGGCAGACGGCAAGATTCTGATCGGTGGTCAAATATCGGTTATAGGTGCAACTGAATCGCATAACTATCTGTTCCGCGTGAGCGACACAGGTGTTTGGGACGAAACGTTTCAACCGGGGCGGTATGTCTACACGCCAGGCATTAGCTACGGTCTTGATGGTGCTGTCAGGGCTATTGCCGTGGATGGCAGCGGTGCAATTCTGGTGGGCGGGGATTTTACCGCACCAAAGAACCATATTGTTCGGCTTAACCCCCTGGATGGCTCGGAAGATACCACGTTTAATCCAGGGACTGGGGCAGATGGGACTGTTACCCATATTGCCCGGCAATCAAGCGGTCATATTATTATTGGTGGTTCATTTGCTACGGTAAACGGTACTGCCAAGGCGGGAATAGCGCGTCTTACCGCAGCCGGTGCTCTGGACAGCGCCTTTGGTAGCGGGCTTTACGGGGGGACTCTGCAGGCCCTGGCAGTGCAGGCGGATGACAAGGTGTTGTTGGGCGGTGATTTTTTTGGACTGAATGGCACCTACGATCTTCCCAAGCTGCTGCGGACCTCTGCCGAGGGCGTGCGGGATGAAACCTTTACGCAGTTAACTCCGAACTCGAGTGGCGGCTATAGTCCAGCCGCCGATTATTTCCAGGCAATTACCAGTCTTTTGGTTTTGCCGGATAAGATAGTGGTGGGTGGATGGTACAGCTCCATCATCATGAGCGGAAATCCGCTTTACCATGATGCCAGGATGTTTATCCTTGAAGCGGGCAATGGAGCCTATGCGAGTTCAGTGACTTTTAAAAGCGGGCCGAAAAATACCGATGGTTCTACCCGCTCGGATGTCTTTGCCCTGGGAAAACGCAGTGACGGCCAACCGTTGGCTGGTGGCAGCTTTACTCAGGAGGATTACACTGATACCTATTATTACGGCCTTTGTTTGATCTCCAGTACCACCTGGCAGCCTGTCACTACCTTTAAGCCCGTTGTTGGTGGCCAGGCTGATGTCAAATCACTGGCGCTTCAAACTGATGGCAAACTGCTGGCGGCTGGTGACTTTTATCTGGTCAACAACACCGCTGAAAATGGTGTGGCCCGTTTTGCTACCGCTGGCACCCTTGATACAACCTTCAGCTCTCCCGTTGTACAGGGGGGGAGCGTCAATGCCGTGATAGTTCGTTCAGATGACAAGCCCGTTATTGGCGGCTATTTTTATGAGGCCGTTGTCGGGGCCTCCTATCAAACCATGGATGTGATCCGCCTCAGCTCAAGCGGCACCGTTGAGGTCGGTACTTCAGCCGGTATGGTGAATGGGCTGGCGTTAGCATCGGAGAATAAAGTGCTGACCGCCCTGTACCATGCCCCAGGTGTCCGGCGCCTGAATAGCGACCTCACCCTGGAAAGTACAGCCACATTCAACCCCGGCAGCGGTATTTCCAATCAGCAGGTCCTGCCTTTTTATGATTTTGACCGGGTAAATGCCGTGGCGGTCCAACCGGATGGCAAGGTTCTGGTGGGTGGTTCCTTCTTTTCATTCAGTGGCATCTCGGTCCAGAATATTCTGCGCCTGAACAGTGATGGCAGCATTGATGATAGCTTTGTGTCGCCAAGTTTTACCGTTTTCAACGGTCGTAGTGAAGTCTTTGCCCTTGCAGTGCAGCCCGACGGCAAAATTTTGCTGGGTGGCCGTTTCTCAACTGTGGGGGGCATTACAAGCCCTTCGCTGGTACGCCTTAATGCCAATGGCAGTGTGGATGCAAGCTTTCTTGTCCCCTTTGGAGACCAGGGGTCAACAGCCTATGCACTGGCGTTGCAGTCTGACGGAAGAATAGTTGTTGGCGGCAACATGCAGATCATTGAGGGGGATTCTGTCTATAACAGTCTGGTTCGTCTGCATCCCAATGGCAGCCGCGACAGCACCTTCAGCAGCTCGGTAACCGGGACCGTAAAGTCTATCCTTGTTAGTGGCACGCAGTTGGTGGTTGGCGGTACGATTGAGGCGGTGGATGGGGCGGCCCGTCAGGCCCTGGCCCGGTTCCAGATGACCCCGGAGTACCTGTTGACCGTGACAAAATCAACGGCAGCAGGTGGAAGCGTCTCTTCCAATAGCGGTACCCTGGGATGGAGCGGTGCCGTCGGTATGGCGGCATATAACAGCGGTACCAGTGTTGTCCTGACTGCTGAGGCCGCTTCCGGTTATGTTTTCAGTGGCTGGTCCGGAGAAGGCTGCAGCGGTACCGGTACCTGTACGGTTGCCATGTCTGCAGCACGTACTGTTACCGCCACCTTTACTGCGGTACCGCAGGTCACCTTGACGGTTTCTTTTAGTGGTACAGGCGGCGGTTCTGTAATCAGCACCCCCAGCGGCATCGACTGTCCTGCTGCCAGCTGTTCCAGCCAGTTTGCTACAGGCAGTACGGTCACGCTCACCGCAGTCCCCAACGCCAGCTCAGCCCTTTCCGGCTGGATTGGTTGTCAAACAACGAATGGTACGGTCTGTGGCGCTATCATGAATGTTGCTAGAGAGGTAATAGCCGTTTTTGACTCGGCAAAAGCTCAAGTCGGGGGTGTTAACTATACCACCCTGGCAGAGGCGTTTGCTACCAACTTTGGTGCGACACCGATACTCCTGCTTGACGGTAACCTTGGTGAGTCGTTGGTTGTCAGCAAGTCTGTAACCCTGAAAGGTGGCTATAACGCTACGTTTACGGCATTAACCGGACTTTTCAGCAACCTGACAGCTCCCCTGACCATCACGAGCGGCAGCCTGACTGCCTCAATGCTGGTAATCAAGTAG
- a CDS encoding cation acetate symporter, producing the protein MKRLLVAIGCVLSLSFAAYAEPAKAPAAPDAKPAVAAPATAPAATVAPATDAAKVAAPAPAKPAEEKKATLKANPKVTIPIFLAIIGATMAVVVWSAKQTKSAADFYTAGGGITGTQNGWAIAGDYMSAASFLGISGMISLYGYDGFMYSVGWLVAYITVLLIVAEPCRNAGKYTLGDILSFRTSPKPVRAVAAISTVAVSTFYLTAQMVGAGKLMQLLLGVPYKTAIIGVGILMVGYVVFGGMTATTWVQIIKAGLLMTGAFLLSVLVSIKSGFSPLQFFTDIATNQNIIDHVKLLPIYLKESAAGTATADAGQRFLEPGLFLTNPLDQISLGMALVLGTAGMPHILMRFFTVPTAQAARKSVIVAMFIIGSFYILTTLLGFGAAIHLSPQGIKQVDAGGNMAAMMLAKQMGGEFSPFLGDLLLAFLCAVAFATILAVVSGLVLAASAAIAHDIYVNVIKDGHADQKEQVFAARATSFIVGACGILIGIAAEKQNVAHLVALAFAVASSGNLPVVVMSLFWKKFNTAGVIAGLVVGTIASVGLVMVSPNMTYPDKVADNAKMAYTKLEKEIAEGKVKPEAMEKTLKTIEAKKAEEVKNRGGKSMLGLSKPLFTLKNPGILSIPLGFIAAILATLMFPCKKAEEMWDEIYVRQNTGLGMAKAIDH; encoded by the coding sequence ATGAAGAGATTATTAGTTGCTATCGGTTGCGTCCTCTCCCTGAGCTTCGCCGCCTATGCCGAGCCTGCCAAGGCACCGGCCGCCCCTGATGCCAAACCTGCGGTTGCTGCTCCGGCTACAGCCCCTGCTGCCACTGTTGCTCCGGCTACAGATGCTGCCAAGGTTGCTGCGCCTGCTCCGGCCAAGCCTGCTGAAGAGAAAAAGGCAACCCTGAAGGCCAACCCCAAGGTCACCATTCCGATCTTCCTGGCTATCATCGGCGCCACCATGGCGGTTGTGGTCTGGTCAGCCAAGCAGACCAAGTCGGCTGCCGACTTCTATACTGCCGGTGGTGGTATCACCGGTACCCAGAACGGTTGGGCGATTGCCGGTGACTACATGTCGGCTGCTTCATTCCTGGGTATTTCCGGTATGATCTCCCTCTACGGGTATGACGGTTTCATGTACTCGGTGGGCTGGCTGGTGGCCTACATCACCGTGCTGCTGATCGTTGCCGAGCCTTGCCGGAACGCCGGTAAGTACACCCTGGGGGATATCCTCTCCTTCCGTACCTCACCCAAGCCGGTCCGCGCTGTTGCTGCCATCTCCACCGTAGCGGTTTCCACCTTCTACCTGACCGCTCAGATGGTTGGTGCCGGTAAACTGATGCAACTGTTGCTGGGGGTGCCGTACAAGACTGCCATCATCGGGGTTGGTATCCTGATGGTTGGTTACGTGGTGTTCGGTGGCATGACCGCCACCACCTGGGTTCAGATCATCAAGGCCGGCCTGCTGATGACCGGAGCTTTTCTTCTGTCCGTGCTGGTTTCAATCAAGTCCGGTTTCAGCCCGCTGCAGTTCTTTACTGATATCGCTACCAACCAGAACATCATTGACCATGTCAAGCTGCTGCCGATCTACCTGAAGGAATCCGCTGCCGGTACGGCCACGGCCGATGCCGGTCAACGCTTCCTTGAGCCCGGTCTGTTCCTGACCAACCCGCTGGATCAGATCTCCCTGGGTATGGCGCTGGTGCTGGGTACTGCCGGTATGCCGCACATCCTGATGCGTTTCTTCACCGTCCCCACCGCGCAGGCTGCCCGTAAATCGGTTATCGTGGCCATGTTCATCATCGGTTCCTTCTACATCCTGACCACCCTGCTGGGTTTTGGTGCTGCTATTCACCTCTCCCCGCAAGGCATCAAGCAGGTTGACGCAGGCGGCAACATGGCTGCCATGATGCTGGCAAAGCAGATGGGTGGCGAGTTCTCTCCGTTCCTGGGTGACCTGCTGCTGGCCTTCCTCTGCGCCGTTGCCTTTGCCACCATCCTGGCGGTGGTTTCCGGTCTGGTTCTGGCTGCCTCCGCTGCGATTGCCCACGACATCTATGTTAACGTGATCAAGGATGGCCATGCCGACCAGAAGGAGCAGGTTTTTGCTGCTCGCGCCACTTCTTTCATCGTTGGCGCTTGCGGTATCCTCATCGGTATTGCTGCAGAGAAGCAGAACGTTGCCCACCTGGTGGCCCTGGCCTTTGCCGTGGCCTCCTCCGGTAACCTGCCGGTTGTGGTTATGTCCCTGTTCTGGAAGAAGTTCAACACCGCCGGTGTTATTGCCGGTCTGGTGGTGGGTACCATTGCATCGGTTGGTCTGGTTATGGTTTCCCCCAACATGACCTACCCGGACAAGGTTGCCGATAACGCCAAGATGGCTTATACCAAGCTTGAGAAGGAAATTGCAGAGGGCAAGGTCAAGCCTGAGGCAATGGAGAAGACCCTCAAGACTATCGAAGCCAAGAAGGCTGAAGAAGTCAAGAATCGTGGTGGCAAGTCCATGCTGGGTCTGTCCAAGCCGCTCTTTACCCTGAAAAACCCCGGTATCCTCTCGATCCCGCTGGGCTTCATCGCTGCCATCCTGGCAACCTTGATGTTCCCCTGCAAAAAGGCCGAGGAGATGTGGGACGAGATCTATGTCCGCCAGAACACCGGCCTGGGCATGGCCAAGGCGATCGACCACTAA
- a CDS encoding GspE/PulE family protein, with protein MNSTQHKKLSQIMTELDALTSEEIDLVLAHQAAQGGRFGEAARELGLVDETMIAKALAAQFSLPFVDLGSFKVDQALFDTLPPDLIYRYHFVPLALDDGVLNIAIADPTDVLMLDELELVLDRPVSFSVAATPAINKLLKGGEGTRRVLRDVSEDFLLQLVKETDSGEEVLSLESLSSDTASSPIVKLINTTLLDALGRRASDIHIETGHDGVTIKYRIDGVLYQANDPIDLHFQSPIISRLKIMSELDISEKRIPQDGRFKIRLGDKSIDFRVSIMPSAHGEDAVIRILDKESIAAEMKGLSLEHLGIHPRELTRIRRKIREPYGMVLVTGPTGSGKTTTLYAALTEIHTGLDKIITIEDPVEYLLKGVLQIPVNEKKGLTFARGLRSILRHDPDKIMVGEIRDPETAQIAVQSALTGHLVFTTVHANNVLDVIGRFTHMGLDPYNFVSSLNCVIAQRLVRKVCKECRRPVDLTDQQLREAAIDPAWRATATFYEAVGCDACNGTGYRGRSAIIEMLEMNDELRDMIVSKTPAVRLKQVAREQGTVFLREAAVEKLCAGDTTLQEINRVTFVE; from the coding sequence ATGAACAGTACACAACACAAGAAGCTCAGCCAGATCATGACGGAACTGGATGCCCTGACCTCTGAGGAGATAGATTTGGTCCTGGCACATCAGGCTGCACAGGGGGGCCGTTTTGGAGAGGCTGCCCGGGAGCTTGGCCTGGTGGATGAGACAATGATTGCCAAGGCACTTGCCGCCCAGTTTAGCCTGCCATTTGTTGATCTTGGCAGTTTCAAGGTTGACCAGGCGCTATTCGATACCCTCCCGCCGGATCTGATCTACCGCTATCACTTTGTGCCTCTTGCCCTGGATGACGGTGTGTTGAACATCGCCATTGCCGATCCGACCGATGTCCTGATGCTGGATGAGCTTGAGCTGGTCCTTGACCGTCCGGTCAGTTTTTCTGTTGCCGCCACGCCGGCCATCAATAAACTGCTTAAAGGGGGAGAGGGGACCCGCCGGGTCTTGCGGGATGTCTCTGAGGATTTTTTACTGCAGCTAGTGAAAGAGACCGATAGCGGCGAAGAGGTCCTTTCTCTGGAGAGCCTGTCGTCAGATACCGCCTCCAGCCCGATCGTCAAGTTGATCAATACCACCCTGCTGGATGCCCTGGGCCGCCGTGCCAGCGATATTCATATAGAAACCGGTCATGACGGGGTCACCATCAAATACCGGATTGACGGGGTGCTCTATCAGGCCAATGACCCGATTGACCTCCACTTCCAAAGCCCGATCATCTCCCGTCTCAAGATCATGAGCGAGCTTGATATTTCTGAAAAGCGTATCCCCCAGGATGGCCGTTTCAAGATCCGTTTGGGGGATAAGTCGATTGACTTCCGGGTTTCGATCATGCCCAGCGCCCATGGCGAGGACGCGGTTATCAGGATTCTGGACAAAGAGAGCATTGCCGCAGAGATGAAAGGCCTCAGTCTTGAACATCTCGGCATCCATCCCCGCGAACTGACCCGCATCAGACGCAAGATTCGCGAACCGTACGGCATGGTGCTGGTGACCGGCCCCACCGGTTCAGGTAAGACCACCACCCTGTATGCAGCCTTAACCGAGATCCACACCGGCCTGGACAAGATCATTACCATTGAAGACCCGGTTGAATATCTGCTGAAAGGGGTGCTGCAGATCCCGGTCAATGAGAAAAAGGGACTGACCTTTGCCCGCGGTCTGCGCTCCATCCTGCGTCATGACCCTGACAAGATCATGGTGGGGGAGATCCGCGATCCTGAAACGGCCCAGATTGCGGTACAGTCTGCTCTGACCGGGCACCTGGTCTTTACCACGGTCCATGCCAACAACGTGCTGGATGTAATCGGCCGTTTTACCCACATGGGGCTCGATCCCTACAACTTTGTCTCTTCGCTGAACTGTGTCATTGCGCAACGGCTGGTCCGCAAGGTCTGTAAAGAGTGCCGCCGTCCCGTTGATCTGACGGATCAACAACTACGTGAGGCGGCCATTGATCCTGCCTGGCGTGCCACTGCCACCTTCTATGAGGCAGTCGGCTGTGATGCCTGCAACGGTACCGGCTACCGAGGGCGTTCAGCCATTATTGAGATGCTGGAGATGAACGATGAATTGCGGGATATGATCGTATCCAAGACACCGGCGGTGCGGCTGAAACAGGTTGCCCGCGAGCAGGGTACGGTCTTTCTGCGGGAGGCCGCAGTGGAAAAACTGTGTGCCGGAGATACCACCCTGCAGGAAATCAACCGCGTGACATTTGTGGAATAG
- a CDS encoding type II secretion system protein: MSARAASFHNQQGFTYLIALLAVMLIGILLGAVGTSWKNVMQREREEELLFRGMQIQDAISRWHQPKGTIQQHVATPLNDLKDLLRDPRTPATVRYLRKLYRDPMTNQDWVLIRETSRGIIGVSSSSTERVIKKDNFPDQLQDLVNKERYDQWQFVYKSGQKTVPTVQTVQTPK, translated from the coding sequence ATGTCTGCCAGAGCAGCATCCTTTCATAATCAGCAGGGATTTACCTACTTGATTGCGCTGCTCGCCGTGATGCTGATCGGCATCCTGCTGGGGGCTGTCGGTACCAGCTGGAAAAACGTCATGCAACGCGAACGGGAGGAAGAACTGTTGTTTCGCGGGATGCAAATTCAGGATGCCATCAGCCGCTGGCACCAGCCTAAGGGTACTATCCAGCAACATGTGGCCACGCCGTTGAACGATCTGAAAGACCTTTTAAGGGATCCTCGTACCCCTGCAACGGTCCGGTATCTGAGAAAACTGTATCGCGATCCCATGACCAACCAGGACTGGGTCCTGATTCGTGAGACCAGCCGTGGTATCATCGGTGTCAGCAGCAGCAGTACTGAACGGGTCATCAAGAAGGATAACTTTCCTGATCAGCTACAGGATCTGGTCAACAAAGAACGTTATGATCAGTGGCAGTTTGTCTATAAGTCGGGCCAGAAGACGGTGCCGACGGTACAGACGGTTCAGACGCCTAAGTAA
- a CDS encoding type II secretion system F family protein, which translates to MPLFTCKLGSPDGAILQRELEAVDEAQLRAGLEAQGYHVFTLKRSGLKLSFNLLKPGGGRIDNRELLAFNQELVVLLKSGMPIVPVLDAILEHRLKTGGTFAQVLGQVREDVKGGAALSTALERHGKLFPPLYLASIRAGERTGEVPQTIRRYILFLKRSEELRKKLISALIYPSILVVVAVLAIMLLLIYVVPTFSHVYAESGSQLPLLTRLLISFTNTLQSTIVVWLPGLVAAVVALRSWSRSDGGRQRIDRWKLALPVLGELFFGYSISVFSRTLATLLGSGIPIVESLRMSLGTLNNRLLEQGMVTAIHQVEEGGRLSVALEQQHLMPPLALRMLGVGEATGAMEEMLSDVAEHLEAQVEERLQLLATAIEPAVMLVMGLVIGIIIVAMYLPIFKLAGTVG; encoded by the coding sequence ATGCCGCTCTTTACCTGCAAACTGGGCAGTCCCGATGGTGCCATTCTGCAACGTGAGTTGGAGGCCGTCGACGAAGCCCAGCTGCGGGCAGGACTGGAGGCGCAGGGCTATCACGTCTTCACGCTGAAGCGGTCCGGCCTGAAACTGTCGTTCAACCTTTTAAAACCAGGTGGCGGACGGATTGATAACCGGGAGCTGCTGGCCTTTAACCAGGAACTGGTGGTGCTGCTTAAATCCGGTATGCCGATTGTGCCGGTACTGGATGCAATCCTTGAACATCGCCTGAAAACCGGTGGCACCTTTGCCCAGGTGCTGGGACAGGTGCGGGAGGATGTCAAAGGAGGGGCTGCGCTCTCCACTGCCCTGGAGCGGCACGGTAAGCTGTTCCCGCCGCTGTACCTTGCCTCTATCCGGGCCGGAGAGCGGACCGGAGAGGTGCCCCAGACCATCCGTCGCTATATCCTGTTCCTGAAAAGGTCTGAGGAGCTGCGTAAAAAGCTGATTTCGGCACTGATCTATCCAAGTATTCTCGTGGTGGTGGCGGTGCTGGCAATCATGTTGCTGCTGATCTATGTGGTTCCCACCTTCAGCCATGTCTACGCTGAGTCTGGATCGCAACTGCCCCTGCTGACCCGTCTGCTGATCAGCTTTACCAATACCTTGCAGTCTACCATTGTGGTCTGGCTGCCGGGACTGGTTGCAGCTGTTGTGGCCCTGCGCAGCTGGAGCCGCTCTGACGGGGGACGTCAGCGGATAGATCGCTGGAAACTGGCACTGCCGGTATTGGGTGAGCTGTTCTTCGGGTATTCCATTTCGGTCTTTTCCCGCACCCTGGCCACGCTGCTGGGCAGCGGCATACCGATTGTCGAATCATTACGGATGTCCCTGGGCACCTTGAATAACCGTCTGCTGGAGCAGGGCATGGTCACAGCCATTCATCAGGTAGAAGAGGGCGGACGGCTCTCGGTAGCCCTTGAACAACAGCATTTGATGCCGCCGCTGGCACTGCGGATGCTGGGGGTAGGGGAGGCCACCGGGGCGATGGAGGAGATGTTGTCCGATGTTGCCGAACACCTTGAGGCACAGGTTGAAGAGCGATTACAGCTCTTGGCCACTGCCATAGAACCGGCAGTCATGCTGGTTATGGGGCTGGTGATCGGTATCATCATCGTGGCCATGTATCTACCGATCTTTAAACTCGCCGGAACAGTGGGATAG